CCTTCACACCCTCTCGCTCCGCCCGTCCCGGTACTGCCTGACAACGACGGTATCGACGAGTGGATCATCCGTCCGAACAACCTGCCCGACCTCGGAGAACTGGGCATCCGGGCCGACGATCAGGGCAGGGAGTGGATCGTCCTCCACGAACAGGCCATGGATGATCACGACGGTCGCGGCTGGAACATCACCCGCGGACAGGCAGAGCAGTGGCACCGCATCCACAGCTGGATCGTTGCCGACGGCCAGTCCGCCAGCCTGCTCACATGGCTTAAAGGCCGGTCTCTGATGAACCGGCTGATGCCCGAGGACCCCGAACGCCGCAGCCTCCTCTTCGCCGACTTCCCCACTGTGCCCGGCCCCTGGACCGACCCGGAACCCGACACCTGGCACGTGCGTACATTCCTGTACCCGGACCAGGGACCGAGCCACGACGGCCCGGACAGCGTGGATGGTCCAGACGATGACACCGACCCGGCCACGCCGGAGCCGGCACCCGCACCGGCCGTTGCCTCCGGGCCTATCGATGCCTTCACCATCTGGAGGAACAAGAGAGAGAAGACGCAGTCCGAGTCACTCCTCGACCTCGCGGAGCAATGGGCGGACGGCCCCGTCGACGATGGGGACAGCTGGCTGGAGCGCACCCTCGACGCACAGCCGCAGGCCCGGATCGACCGCGCCACGGACGCCGCCGGACAACCCGTCACAGCTGTCCCGACCGCCCAGACCTACAACTGGGGTGCACAGAGCTCCGACTGCTCCCTCGACGCACCCGTATCCGTGACGCTGCTCAATGACCCGCTCCTGAGAGACAGCGGACTCCAACGGGACCCCGACCGCCCCCGCTGGTACGACACCGACGGGCGGCTCCAGGTGCAGTACCTGTCCTGGGAGCGCCCAACCGGTGCGGCCCACAGTCTCCTTGTCTCCCGGCAGTGGCTGGAGCAGCGGCTCCAACGAAGCGGGCGCTGCCTGGTCCAAGGGGTGCTCGGCGAACGGCAGACCATCACACCCGAACACCCGCGTATCTGGAGAGAGTTCAGCCAGACGGCAGGCCACACGGCAGAAGGGCGACGGGCAGCGGGAACAGTTGTCACCGTGCTCAGGAGGAGCTTCAGATAGCGGGACCAGCACTTAAGCGGGATGTCACTTCCGTCTGCGGCAAGCCCTCCTTGGGCGAAGCGTCATGTTCCGATGCTGTGGCGGATCCCAAGCAGGAGGCCGCCGCAGACCTGACCTAAGGGTTCATCCAGCGGCCGAACGCGTCGACCAGACCGGCGTAGAACTCTTCGCCGGGAACGGATCCCGGGTTTCGGCTCGCATCGTAGAAGGCGACGTTGGTGAACGCAGCCGAGGCGGAGGCGTTCAGGTTCTTGTAGAAGGCGAGTTTGCCACGACCAAACCCGACGAACAGCCAGAAGACCCCAAGGGTGGCGGTGTTCTGCAGAAGGGACCGCACCTGAGCCTTGTCCCATGGTTCGTCACCGACCTGAACGACCACGAAGGCGGGGTCGGAGGCTCCGGACTCCTGGTAGTGGCTGACTGTCCGGCGCATGGCATCGGCCACGTTCCCCCATCCCCAGTCGACTTGCGTGTGGAGCTGCCCGATGCGGCCGCGGTAGTTGTCCAGCCGGATCTCTTCAAGGAACGGCTCCTCACCGCTGGAGAAGATCACTGGGACTGTGCCGTCGTCGTCCAGGTTGGCCGACAGCGCGAGCACCCGCTCCGCGAATGCCTGAACGGCGAACGACTCGTACATCTCCTCCATGTGCCAGTCGTGATCAAGGATCAGATAGACCGCCGCCCGCTTTCCCGTCAGGCCCCTGTGGACCAAGGCCTTCCCGGCCTGCCGGGCCGGCTCCATGAGGGCCGGAGCCTGGCTCTGCACCTTGGACAAATCCACTGCGGCATCCGCAGCGGCGGGCCGGGTCTGGGCAGGAACCGATACCGCGCTCGGCGCGGTACCGGGGTCGTCAATGTCGACGCCGTAGTCGGTGGCCAGCCCTGCGAGCCCGGACGCGTAGCCCTGGCCCACCGCGCGGACTTTCCAGGCGTCGCCTCGTCGATAAAGCTCGGCAAGGACCACTACAGTCTCCCCGGCAGTGAAGTCCGGCGCGCTGAAGTCCCTGCCGGGCAAGCCGGACTGCGTGATGGTCAGACGCGGCGCGGTGGTGAACACCGACGCGGGCTGCTGCGGGTCGGCACTGGCAACCACCACGACCGTGGCCACGCTGGTCGGAAGCCGGTCCAGATCCGCAGTGATGCTGCGCCCCGTCAGGGTCACCCCGTCGTGCGCGGGATGGTTGAAAAAGACCAGGTCATCGTCACTGCGGACCTTGCCCCCTGCGCCCAGAAGCAGAGCTGAGACATCAGCAGCAACCCCTGTAGAAACAACGGTGAAAGTGACCGGTCCTGCTGCCAGCGAAGCGTTCTGGCCCTTGAGCAACGTAGTCACAGACGCTCCATTTGGTCGACGAAGTACATTTGACGATTCTTCCCCTACGCCCCATTCCGCCGCAGCCGAACCCGCAGGTACTCGACATCTGAACAGGTGCGACCGACCAAGCCAGGGCCAGATCTTGATGCGCCTGCTACACACCAGCCCCCTCCCGGAGGACGAAGTCGTCAGGGTGCTGGAGGAGACGCGCGAACTTGCAAAGGCTCTCGCTCTCGCCCCTGGCAACGTTCAGGACCAGGCTCGAAGGCAAGCAGCGGGCCTCCCCCTAGGAGCTGTTCGAAGTTCGGATCTTGCGAGGTTCAATGGTGTGCTGGCCTGGGCTGGTAGAACTCCTGCGTGGCGCGTTTTGATGTGACGGATCCCGAGTGGGAGTTGATCGAGGGACGTCTGCCGGTGGCGGCGACGGGTCCGCTGCCTCGACGGGTGCGGGACCAGTTCAACGGCGTGCTGTGGAGGTTTCGCACCGGCAGCGGCTGGCGTGATGTCCCGGAACGCTACGGGCCCTGGTCCACGGTGTATTCACGGTTCAGAGCCTGGTCGAAGGCCGGGGTGTTCCAAGCGCTGATGGACGGTCTGATCGCCGAGGCTGCTGCACGCGGGCAGGTCGGGCTGGAACTGGTCAGTGTGGATTCCACGGTCGTGCGGGCCCATCACGAATCGGCAGGTCTGGCGATCGCCGGGGAGACCCTGGACGCACTCGAACAGGCACTGACCGAGGAAAAGGGGTTCCGCTGCCGGAACAGGGACCGGTCCTGCGGGTGATGCGCCACCGCCGGTATCCGGCGCGGGCGACTCGCAGGAGGGCCGGGAGCGGTCCGCGGCACGGCGCCGTCGCCGGGCACGGGCGGAGGCGGCCGGGCTCGGCAGGTCCAGAGGCGGGCTGAGCAGCAAGGTCCACGCCGCGGTCGACGCGGCGGGACTGCCACTGGTGCTCGTGCTGACCCCGGGCCAGGCGGCGGACTGCCCGCAGTTCCAGGTGGTGCTCGGCCGGATCCGCGTCGCAGGCCCCAGGGGCCGCCCGCGCACCCGGCCCGGGGCGGTGGCCGCCGACAAGGCCTACTCGTCCAAGGCCAACCGCGCCTACCTGCGCAGACGCGGGATCACCGCAGTCATCCCGGAAAAGAACGACCAAGCTGCCAACCGCCGGAAGAAGGGCTCGGCCGGCGGCCGGCCCGTCGTCTTCGACGCGCACCGCTACAAGCAGCGCAACACTGTGGAGCGCTGCTTCCAGAAGATCAAGACCTGGCGTGGGCTCGCCACCCGCTATGACAAGTCCCCCGAGAGCTACGAGGCAGGACTTCACCTCCGGGGATCGCTCATGTGGCTGAAGCAGCTCACCTCAACTACATGATCCGAACCCCAAACAGCTCCTAGACAGCGCACTCGCCCTGCAGCAGACCTTCACTGGCGCGCGCCGCACTTGGCAATCTCACGAATGACACCTTTGCACGCGCGGTCGACGCGACTCTCACCGATCAGGACAAGTACCTTCGCAACGCTGTCTACATCCATGGTTGGGCGCGCGCTCTCACGGGATCGCGACGCAACTCTGACCAAGCCGCGTCTGGGGACCACTCCCGCACCGTCATCCGGGTTTCTTCGCCCCTCTCATTCCTCTCCCTCGCGAAGAGCGCCCAGACTCTATCTGCCTCTCTGCCGGACATCTGCAGGCTTGTCGGCGCCGTGGAGGCAGCACATCTCCAAGTCGCTGCTCTGACGTTGGCAGCATCGGCACAGCACCCCCTGAACCAACCCGCCCTCGCCGCCTTATACCGGACTGTGGGCGCAGGGCTGAACGTCCTACTCGAACGATCAGACGGCAGAGCCACACCGTCCGAAACGATCGTCCTGGTCCGCTCATAACCTCAAGCTCCTCCGCTGCGGCCTCGTGGCGGGAGACTTCTTCGCCATCTTCTTCGCTGAGCTCTTCTCGCGTGTCGGCAAGGCATGCACCGCCGCGTCTTCACCGTGGAACTGGGAGCCGTCCGGACCGCTCGCTCCTGCGTGGGACATCAGTGACTGAACGCGCCAGGGGAGGGTTCCGGCCATTATTCCCGAAAGGAACAAGATCCTATGGTTTGCGCCCTGGCCGCTGTCGTCACGTGCGGGCAGGATCGCTCTCTCACGTTCTGTTCAGGGTCGGACAGAGCGAGATACCGGGGGCATGAAAGTGGAATCCGTCGATCATCGATCAGTCTTTTCAGTACCGGCCGTCCCTGTGGGAGTCTCGCCTGCCGCTTCGGCGGAGCAGACGGCCTACACCGAGGGAATCACCCGAAAGCTGTGCTCGGCCGCCTATGCCCGCCCCGATCGGCTGGCGGGCCTGCACGCCGGCTGGTCGGCGAAGAAGAAGGCGGTCAAAGCCGCAGTGCGAAGCAAGCTTCGCCTGCGAGGGCCGGAGGCTGGTTCTGGGGGCCCGGCGGGCAGTGACCGGCGGCCGCCTTCGGTGGTGACGGGTGAGGAGTTCGCTCTGTGGGTGCGGCGGCGGATCAAGGGGGCTGCGCGGCCTGGTCCAGTTTTCGGTTTCAACCAGCAGCCGGTTGTGCACGCCTGTGGTGAGGCAGTGCGGCAGTCACGGTGGCGCCGGAGCTGCCTGGTTCTTCTGCTGGTCCTTGCCGGCTGGGCAGGTTGGAGTGGCCTGCTGTCGGCGGCCTGGGCGACAGGCGTGGCGGGGATGGGTGTGTGGCTCATCTGTGCGGTTGACCGTTTGGTTGCGCAGCAGCGGATGAATGCGCTGCTGGCCGGGGATCTGTTGCCTGGTCCGTCGGCTGAGCAGGTTCCGGTGCTGCCTTACATCCGTGAGATGCGTAATACGGGCCCGCGGTATCGCTTCGTGGGAGCGGGCCTGCAGTCATGGCCTGCGGCGGTCATCGGTATCGATGTCGAGCCGGCGCCACCCGGGCAGGATGATCGCGACCAGCCGGCTCCTGCCGGGGTGCCGGGGGTCCCGTCGACAGCCGGGGACATGGCCGCCGCTGTGCTCGCTGCTCTGGGCAAGCACAGCGGACAGGGAGATCCCCGTAAGCCGTTGAAGCATTTCGGGGTTGCTGACCTGCACGCGCATGTCGCGGCGAAACTGAAGGATCCGGCGCCCGCTCACTCCCGCAGCCACCCGGTGCCGCGGACGGAGATTCTGGGCATCGCGGGAGTGGCCGCGAACCGCTGGGACACTCTGGACACAGCGGCCTGGGAAGCAATGCACGCTCTGGCGGCGGGGGACCGCGCCACGACCCGGCTTCCGGGCGCCGACATCGCCCGCCGCTACATCTGGGCCAGAATCACCGGCTGGAGCGGCGAGTTGATCGTGTCCGTCCTGGTGCGCTTCGAATATCAAGGCGGCTTCCTGCGGGTCGTGGTTCTGCCGCACATCATGGCGCCGCTGAACCCAGCAGTCGCAGGGCTTACGGCGGCCGATGTCAGGACTCCGGCCTGGATAGGCAGGACGCTGCTCAACTCTCTCGGAGACATCGCCGCAGGAATCAACCGGATCGTCCGTCGCACACCGCGGCAGGTGCCCGAACTGGACACCGGCAGCGGCCCCGTCAGCCTGCGCGAGGTCTACAGCCTGCGCTGGATCGACGACATGCACATGTACGACGATGCCCGCTACTACGTGCAGATGATGCAGCGCCGCGTCTTCGACTCCACCGAGATCTTCCTGCGCGACCACAACGTCGACATCGCCGCCTACCAGCAACAGGCCTCGGCCATCTACAACTTCGGTGTCATGAACGGCGGCACCATGACCGGCCCCGTCCAGGCCGCCCCGTTCTCCCAAGACCCCACCATGAACTAGGAGAGCCTTCATGAGCCGCCGTACCCCCTCCCCCGATCCCACACCCCCCGGCGTCAACTACGGAGTCATCAACTCCGGAACCATGGGCCCCACCCAGGCCGCGGCCTTCTCCCACAACGCCACCCAGCACAACCACATCCACTCCCCCGCCACAGAGAAAGCCCACGAGAGCATCCAGGACCTGCGCACCACACTGGAACAGCTGCGCGGACAGCACCAGGACGCCGAGCTCGCTCTGCGCATCCTCGACGAGATCAGCCCCCGCCTCGACGCACCTGAGAACGACGCCGGATTCCTCCGCATGATGCTCACCAACCTGCTCGACAAATGCGGAGGCATTCCCGGCGTCCTCGCGTCCGCCCAGCTCGTGCAGTCCACCGTCATGGCCCTCCTGCCCGCCGCGTGAAACGCCCCCGCATGGTCCGCCACCAGCTCGTCAAGGGCGGAGCGTCCCCGGACGACCCCACGCTGACCGGCTACCGGCAGAACCCGCCGCGCGATTACGGGCTGGCGCAGTTGGACGCCCCACTCCCAGTTCGAAGACGCGGTGCGGAGACTGATGCGCCGTGGCTGTTGCCCGAACCCTGTCCTTGGCGGGGGCGGCCGGGATCTGGGCGCCGATATGAAAGCTACCGACCCTTGCGGTCGCGCTGGGTGATCCGGCGCAAACACGGGTGTAACGGCCTCAACGCCAGGAAAGGTGCCCTGCCGGAGATCGCAGCTACCATGACGGGCCGGGAAGATCCGTACAACTGCCTTACTTTGCAAGTGGCTTGATGGAGCAGCAGAGAGGTCGCCGCGTGTACCTGAGTGTCCCCTTCGAAGACGGTGAGGTCTTCGTCGTCGAGTTGTCTGACGAGCAGGGTTCCGGGGTGATCCGGGCGAGTCGCGGTGACGGACTCTTCGAGACGTCCGCCGACACGTTCGAGTCGGGTATGGCCCGGGTGCAGCGGGTGGCCGCGACGATGCTGGAGCGGCTGGCGGATCTCCCGCGCAAACCTGATCACGTCCGTGCGGAGTTCGGACTGCGGGTGACGGCGGAGGCGGGCCTGGTCGTGGCGAAGGGATCCGGGGACGCGCACATCAAGCTGGAGCTGGAGTGGGGCCGCTCCGAGGGCGGCGCGTGACACCGGCAGGCGAGCCGGACTTTGCTTGGGAGCGCGGGACGGCCCGAGTGCTTCATGACGGCCGTCCGGTCGGGGTGGCGTTCCTGATCCCCGACCGGCTGCTGCTTACGTGTGCCCACGTCGTCGCCTCCACCGCAGGTCTCCCGGACGACGAACCGCTGCCGGACCTTCTTCCGGTCACGCTCGACTTCCCGTTGCTGCCCGGGCGTCCCAAGGTCACGGCCTCCGTGCGCTTCAGTGTTCCCGTGGCCGGTGACAGCAGCGGTGATGTCGCCGTCCTGCAGTTGGACGGCGAGCCCCCGCCGGGTTCGGTGCCCCTGCGGATCGTGGAGGCGGAGGACCTGGCGGGGCACCGCTGGCGGGCTTTCGGGTTCCCGAAGTACCCGGGACGAGGTGGCAGCAAGGACGCCGGGATCTGGACCCGTGGCACCGTCGAGGGCCGCGAGGGTACCGGCTGGTGGCAGCTGACCTGCGACGAAGAGGCACCGTTCCCGCTGGCAGGCGGCTTCAGCGGGGCGCCGGTGTGGGACGAGGAATACGGCGGTGTCATCGGTATCGTCGTCGCCGTCGAGGGGGACCAGAGGCGCCGGACCGGCTACGCCCTCACCGTGGAGTCCCTCACCCGGGAGTGGCCCGAACTGCGCAGAAGGCTGCTGGCGGACAGCCCGTACCGCGAACTGCTGCCGTTCACCGAGCACGACCGCGCAGTCTTCCACGGCCGCACGAACGAGACGCAGCACCTGGTCGAACTCCTCGATCAGCAGCAGGTACCTGTCCTTCCTGTGTTCGGATCCTCCGGCGTCGGCAAGTCCTCGCTGGTCGGCGCCGGCCTGCTCGGGCACCTCGACAGCGACCGGTACGTGATCGCCCGCTTGCCCCACGGGCTGCGTCTCACCGCCGAGGAGCTGCTGGCCTGGGCTCTTGCCTCGGCGGGAGATGCGGACACCATGCAGGCGGGCTGGCACGACCGCTGGTTGGCGCTGGCCCGGCAGCTCACCGGCGAGCAGGGCATCCGTACCGCGGTGGAGCAGACACTGGCCCGCCACGGCGGACGGTCCCGGCTGGTGCTGGTGGTCGACCAGTTCGAAACGCTGCTCGCGGACGCGCCCGACACCGCCCGCCGGCTGGACGCCATGCTCGGGGTTCTGACGGCTCGCCGCATGGACGGCAGCCGTCCCGCCCAGGCCGTGGTCGTCACCCGGATCGACTTCCTCCGGCAGATCGAGCAGCTCCCCCACCTCTGTACGGCGTGGGACGCCACCCCGGTGGTGGTACAGCCGATGATGCGGACGCAGCTGCGAGAGGCGATCACCTGCCCGCTGGAGGGGCATGCGGGGGTCCGGTTCGCCGACGGCCTGGTCGAGCAGTTGCTGCGGGACACCCCACCCGGCCCGGCCGCGCTGCCGATGCTGGAGTACGCCCTGAGCCAACTGTGGGAGCGACAGGAACGCGGGTGGCTGACCACCACCGCGTACCAGGAACTCGGTGGCGTGGAGGGGGCCCTGGCGGGAGAAGCGGAACACAGTCTGTGGGACTGGGCGGACGAGGCCGAGCAGCAGGCGCTGGAGCGGATCTTCATCCAACTCGTACGTCCCGGCGAGCAGCTGGACGCCGGAGAGCGCGGCCCGGACACCCGCCGGGTAGCCGCACGTACCCAGTTCTCCGCAGGCGACTGGGCATTGATCCACCGGCTTGCCAGCACGCGGCTGGTCGTGGTGACGCGCCGCCCGACGGGGCGGGACACTGCTGAGCTCGCGCATCAGGCACTGGTGGAGAAGTGGGAGCGGCTGCAACGCTGGGTCGAGGAGAACCGGGAGTTCCGCAGCTGGCAGGA
The nucleotide sequence above comes from Streptomyces sp. NBC_01716. Encoded proteins:
- a CDS encoding VWA domain-containing protein: MTTLLKGQNASLAAGPVTFTVVSTGVAADVSALLLGAGGKVRSDDDLVFFNHPAHDGVTLTGRSITADLDRLPTSVATVVVVASADPQQPASVFTTAPRLTITQSGLPGRDFSAPDFTAGETVVVLAELYRRGDAWKVRAVGQGYASGLAGLATDYGVDIDDPGTAPSAVSVPAQTRPAAADAAVDLSKVQSQAPALMEPARQAGKALVHRGLTGKRAAVYLILDHDWHMEEMYESFAVQAFAERVLALSANLDDDGTVPVIFSSGEEPFLEEIRLDNYRGRIGQLHTQVDWGWGNVADAMRRTVSHYQESGASDPAFVVVQVGDEPWDKAQVRSLLQNTATLGVFWLFVGFGRGKLAFYKNLNASASAAFTNVAFYDASRNPGSVPGEEFYAGLVDAFGRWMNP
- a CDS encoding CU044_2847 family protein, whose product is MYLSVPFEDGEVFVVELSDEQGSGVIRASRGDGLFETSADTFESGMARVQRVAATMLERLADLPRKPDHVRAEFGLRVTAEAGLVVAKGSGDAHIKLELEWGRSEGGA